One stretch of Haladaptatus sp. R4 DNA includes these proteins:
- a CDS encoding MarR family transcriptional regulator: MVKHGNVDENKRATLRRFAVLGAAAPLAKLAEGNHSGGQSEARDAIAGYVTTTPGAHFSKVRDDLQLGTGETQHHLRQLVELGVVESHRDGDYRRFFPAEQFSAFEQVALGYLRRDTPRGMMIELLRNPDATGSDLAAALDVSRPTVSKYAADLDEKGLLSRENGYAVRHPETLITLLVRYADSFDANAEQFAGEASNLISFDP, translated from the coding sequence TTTGCGGTTTTGGGGGCTGCCGCGCCGCTCGCAAAGCTCGCCGAGGGGAACCATTCCGGCGGGCAGAGCGAAGCCCGCGACGCGATTGCGGGCTACGTCACGACGACACCGGGCGCACATTTCTCGAAGGTACGCGACGACCTGCAACTCGGCACCGGCGAGACACAACACCACCTCCGGCAACTGGTGGAACTCGGCGTGGTCGAAAGTCACCGGGACGGCGATTACCGGCGTTTCTTCCCGGCCGAGCAGTTCTCCGCGTTCGAACAGGTCGCGTTGGGTTATCTCCGACGGGACACGCCGCGCGGGATGATGATCGAACTGCTCCGCAACCCCGACGCGACCGGCAGTGACCTCGCGGCCGCGCTCGACGTTTCCCGACCGACGGTGAGCAAATACGCCGCCGATTTGGACGAAAAAGGCCTGCTCTCGCGTGAGAACGGCTACGCCGTTCGACACCCGGAGACGCTCATCACGCTGCTGGTCCGCTACGCTGATTCGTTCGATGCGAACGCGGAGCAGTTCGCCGGTGAAGCATCGAATCTGATTTCGTTCGATCCCTGA